The following proteins are co-located in the Coffea eugenioides isolate CCC68of unplaced genomic scaffold, Ceug_1.0 ScVebR1_25;HRSCAF=112, whole genome shotgun sequence genome:
- the LOC113757000 gene encoding cytochrome P450 71A2-like, whose product MAFSFDLLFFSVSSVVFLLALLKWFYAASKPQKKLPPSPPKLPIIGNIHQLGLLPHRSLQSLSRKCGPLLLLHFGSKPVLVASSADAASQIMKTHDLVFSNRPKSSVKDRLFYGSKDVAFTPYGEYWRQAKSICVLHLLSNKRVQSYQHVREEETSLMIEKISQMCSSSPVNLTEIFVTLTNDIICRVALGRKYSEEEKGRKIMENLRVFVELIGVFDVGDYIPWLAWVNRFNGLDLKVEKSVKLIDEFLEGVIEEHINKRKGEAENDHSVETRCLDLVDILIEVNKESTIGFALGRDDMKAIILDVFGAGTDTTHSVMEWAMSELLKKPITLQKLQAEVREVTQGKPEITQDDLEKMRYLKAVIKETLRCHVPVPLLVPRESTRDIKIMGCDIAAGTLVLVNASAIARDPILWENPEEFQPERFLNSNIDFRGFNFELIPFGSGRRVCPGINFAISVAELALAKLVNKFNFALPDGTKPEDLDMTEASGITVHRKHPLHAIATPYLC is encoded by the exons ATGGCGTTCTCTTTTgatcttttatttttctcagTTTCCTCAGTTGTATTCCTTCTAGCCCTTTTGAAATGGTTCTATGCTGCTTCTAAACCCCAAAAAAAGCTACCACCATCTCCACCAAAGCTCCCAATAATTGGAAATATTCACCAGCTTGGCTTGCTTCCGCACAGATCCCTCCAATCATTGTCAAGAAAATGTGGCCCACTCTTGCTACTTCATTTTGGAAGCAAGCCAGTGCTGGTAGCCTCTTCCGCTGATGCAGCTAGCCAGATCATGAAAACCCATGATCTGGTTTTTTCGAACAGGCCTAAATCGAGCGTTAAAGATAGACTATTCTACGGAAGTAAGGACGTAGCATTTACACCGTATGGTGAGTATTGGAGACAAGCCAAAAGCATTTGTGTGCTGCATCTTTTGAGTAACAAAAGGGTTCAGTCATATCAGCATGTTAGAGAAGAAGAGACTTCACTCATGATCGAAAAGATCAGTCAGATGTGTTCTTCTTCACCTGTAAACTTAACTGAAATATTTGTAACTCTCACAAATGATATAATTTGTAGGGTTGCCCTGGGGAGGAAGTATAGTGAGGaagaaaaagggaggaaaattATGGAAAATTTGAGGGTTTTTGTTGAGTTAATTGGTGTTTTTGATGTAGGAGACTACATTCCTTGGCTTGCATGGGTTAATCGTTTCAATGGTTTGGACTTGAAAGTGGAGAAATCTGTTAAACtgattgatgaatttcttgagGGTGTAATAGAAGAGCACATAAATAAGAGGAAAGGTGAGGCTGAAAATGACCATTCCGTTGAGACAAGATGCCTAGACTTGGTGGACATTCTGATCGAGGTTAATAAGGAAAGCACTATCGGCTTTGCTCTTGGCCGTGATGATATGAAAGCTATCATCCTG GACGTGTTTGGCGCTGGAACTGACACAACACATTCAGTTATGGAATGGGCAATGTCAGAACTTCTAAAGAAACCTATAACCTTGCAGAAATTGCAGGCTGAGGTAAGAGAAGTGACCCAGGGAAAACCAGAAATAACTCAAGATGATTTGGAGAAGATGAGATACTTAAAAGCAGTGATTAAAGAAACTCTACGATGTCATGTTCCTGTTCCATTACTGGTTCCTCGAGAATCAACTCGAGACATCAAAATAATGGGGTGTGATATAGCAGCAGGCACACTAGTGTTGGTGAATGCTAGTGCAATTGCAAGAGACCCCATTCTGTGGGAGAACCCTGAGGAATTTCAACCTGAGAGGTTTCTGAATTCCAATATAGATTTTCGAGGTTTTAACTTTGAGTTAATTCCTTTTGGTTCCGGACGAAGGGTTTGCCCGGGTATCAACTTTGCCATATCCGTTGCTGAACTTGCATTGGCAAAATTGGTCAACAAATTTAATTTTGCATTGCCTGATGGGACGAAGCCAGAGGATTTGGACATGACTGAAGCATCTGGTATCACAGTTCACAGAAAACATCCTCTACATGCTATTGCCACTCCATATCTTTGTTAA